The sequence AGTGGCGCTGACCCGCCCCGCCTTGACCCTGGACCAGAAGCGCGACATCTACCTCCTGCTCATCAAGACGTACGTCTTCCTAGGCAACGACCTGAAGTTCAAGCCGCAGGGACGCGAAGCGTCGAACCTGAACTACCGGGAAGCGCGACATTTGATCGCGGAGATGCTCCGTGTCCGTGAGCTGCGTCACACGCAGCCGGAGGCGAACTCCCCGCCCGAGATGATCGCCTTCTTCTCCGAGGTCCGCCGCCAGATCTTCGGCGCGTTCCGTGTTCTCGAGACCACGCCGCGCACGGCGTTCGTCCTGCTGGACGGCGACACGCTGCGCGCTCAGGAGGATGGAAAGCGCGGAGACATCGACATCGAGACCGGGCCCCACCGGGTGGTCGTGGATGCCGAAGGCTTCAAGCGCATCGAGGAGCGGATCACCATCGCGCCCAACGTGACGCTCGAGAAGAGCTACCATCTCGATCGTCGTCACGGGCCGTGGTACTACGCCTCACGCTGGATCGGAGGGATCGGGCTGGCGAGCGGCATCGCGATCCTGGCCTCCCAAGGAGGCGACGACGGCGGCGGAGAGACGCTGGAGCCTCTTCCCGGCGCTCCACCCCCGCCCGCTCGGGCCAATCGCTGATCTAGGCCTTTCCTTTTCCCAACAGGCGATCGAGCAGCGAGGGCTTCGCCTCTCCCCCGTCACGGTGCTGCTTCACGAAATCGTCGAAGGTGCTGGCGAAGAGCTTCGGTTTCCCCTTTTCGCTCTCCACCAGATGGCGCGCCTCGAGCTCCTCGACCACGTGGCGGAGCGAGTCCGGCAGGTTCTTGCCGCTCGCGACCCGCAGCGCCGTGCTGCGCTCGTGCGGGTCGAAGCCCTCCCAGATGTAGCGATAGTGGAGCTTCGCCTCCTCGTAGAAACGGCGGCGCACCTCCGCGAAGTCGGGCGCGCTCGCGTCCGGATGATCATCGAGGTACTCGATCGCGTGCGAGCACGCCATCTGGATGAAGAACGGGAACAGGCCCGAGAGCCGGAGGATCTGCTCGGTGTGGGGCGCCAGCGGCTTGCCGACGCGCTCCGACGGCACACGCACCAGCGCCTCCGCCTCGTCCTGCCGGAAGACCGAAAGCCTCAGCGTCGAGAAGATGTTGAAGAACGGCGAATCGGAGATTTCCTTCGTATGGCACAGGACCTGGAGATCCCGCTCCGATGAAGTCAGGTAGGCGACGTCGTAATGGTTGGCCAGGTACCGGAGGAACGAGAAGAACTCGAGATTGAAGTTGGGATTCTTCGTCACGGTCTCGAACTCGTCCAGGATCAGTGCGAGGCGGAACCCGCCGGCATCGAGCCGCTGGACCATGTCGCGCACGCCGTCGAGGGTGTAGGCGCAGTCGGAGAGGTCCACACGGCCCCGCAGCTCCAGATCGGCGATCCCACGGAGAGTCCGGACGAACGTCTCCATCGACATGCCCTTGTCCTGCTGGAGGTCGAGGAAGACCATGATCATCCGTTCCGGATGCTCGAGGTACTGCTCCCGGACGGCGCGCAGATAGACGTGGTTCAGCAACGAAGACTTGCCGATCTTGCGGTCGCCCACCACCGAGATCGAGCCCGGCGGCGAGGCGTTCAGCCTCGCGAAGATGCGCTTCAGCTCCTGAGCGCGCCCGAAGAAGTCCTCGCGATGCTTGATCATCACGCGGTTGAGG is a genomic window of Candidatus Eisenbacteria bacterium containing:
- a CDS encoding serine/threonine-protein kinase, which translates into the protein RVLRIMRQVASGLAAIHALGTLHRDLSPNNVMVVDGGTAKILDLGLAKTLGVTSSGDTAASHVGTMGYSSPEHLNMGEVGFASEIFTFGIILYEALAGRHPFQAEHPVSLLYNIAQRPHEPIVTHLPNCPAPLSRLVDHCLSKDPAERPASMAVIEKSIGELLAEDDFQTTTAAMAIPGPGPGPGPRATPRNPYLNRVMIKHREDFFGRAQELKRIFARLNASPPGSISVVGDRKIGKSSLLNHVYLRAVREQYLEHPERMIMVFLDLQQDKGMSMETFVRTLRGIADLELRGRVDLSDCAYTLDGVRDMVQRLDAGGFRLALILDEFETVTKNPNFNLEFFSFLRYLANHYDVAYLTSSERDLQVLCHTKEISDSPFFNIFSTLRLSVFRQDEAEALVRVPSERVGKPLAPHTEQILRLSGLFPFFIQMACSHAIEYLDDHPDASAPDFAEVRRRFYEEAKLHYRYIWEGFDPHERSTALRVASGKNLPDSLRHVVEELEARHLVESEKGKPKLFASTFDDFVKQHRDGGEAKPSLLDRLLGKGKA
- a CDS encoding PEGA domain-containing protein, with protein sequence MTLASLLLGAAIALHGAPDFLAAVVQPDDPAAMSAEKAIERARELVGDADYDRSIEVLRVALTRPALTLDQKRDIYLLLIKTYVFLGNDLKFKPQGREASNLNYREARHLIAEMLRVRELRHTQPEANSPPEMIAFFSEVRRQIFGAFRVLETTPRTAFVLLDGDTLRAQEDGKRGDIDIETGPHRVVVDAEGFKRIEERITIAPNVTLEKSYHLDRRHGPWYYASRWIGGIGLASGIAILASQGGDDGGGETLEPLPGAPPPPARANR